The following nucleotide sequence is from Thermodesulfobacteriota bacterium.
TCTGGCAGACGTGGCGGAAGATCTCCGGCAATCCCGCCCCTCCCCCTCCTATAAATACGGAGTCCGGGGAAGGAAGTTTTCCCCCCGTAAGGCAGGCCGGGGCCGTGCCGTGGATTATGTGGAGGTTGCCGACTCTAAAGGTTTTTTTGTTTTTTCTTATATCCTTTACCCTCGACGCGGACTTTTCGATTGCGTAGACCTCGCCTCCGGGGGCGAGGCGCGCGGCCTCGATCGCCACCGAGCCCGAGCCAGAGCCTATGTCCCACACCGTACTGTCCGGCCTTAAAGAAAGCTTCGAAAGCGAGACCGTCCTTATCTCTTCTTTCGTAATCATCCCGCCAGCGCGCGCGAAGAGCTTATCCGGCAAGCCGAATGGAGGGAGATTTCTTTTTTCAGGAAGAGCGTTATCTTTTTTTATGAGTATCATCACGTTCAAGGGGGCGAATTTTTTCCTCCTCGCTATCGACCCGAGCGTGCCGGAGGTGACCTTCTCACCCTTTTGGCCGAGCGACTCGCAGAGAAAGACCTTATACCCTCCGGCCCCGCTCTCGACCATCGCGCGGGCTACCGCGGCGGGAGTGTTCTTCGGGTCGGTGTATACCGCCGCCTTTTTATGCTTTATAATCTCCTCTATGGCCCGGTCCATCCCCCTGCCCCCCCTCCCCCCCCTGCCGTGGACGCTCACGACCGCGGCCCCGTTCCAGTCCTCTTTTATCCTGGCGAACGCCTCCTGCACGACACTTACGTTCGGGACTATGCGTACCGAGCCCTTGCCGAATCTCTTTACCATATACGCCCCGACGCCGTAGAGTCCCGGGTCTCCGGTGGCGAGCACGACGACCCTGCCCTTTTTTCCGAAAGCTTTAATGGCGCGCTCCGCCTTCTGAAGGCCTCCGGCAAAGTCCACCCTGCGGCCCTTAAAGCCGGGGAACTCACCTATGTGCCTCCCACCTCCGACGAGCATGCCCGCACCCTCTATGAGGCGAAGGCTTTTTTTCGAGAGGCTCTCCCTGCCGCTAAGCCCCACTCCTATCACGTATATCATCGCTTAAACCTTACAGACTATTTTGCCGTCATAGCCGACGAGCATTGCGCGGAC
It contains:
- the cbiE gene encoding precorrin-6y C5,15-methyltransferase (decarboxylating) subunit CbiE, with the protein product MIYVIGVGLSGRESLSKKSLRLIEGAGMLVGGGRHIGEFPGFKGRRVDFAGGLQKAERAIKAFGKKGRVVVLATGDPGLYGVGAYMVKRFGKGSVRIVPNVSVVQEAFARIKEDWNGAAVVSVHGRGGRGGRGMDRAIEEIIKHKKAAVYTDPKNTPAAVARAMVESGAGGYKVFLCESLGQKGEKVTSGTLGSIARRKKFAPLNVMILIKKDNALPEKRNLPPFGLPDKLFARAGGMITKEEIRTVSLSKLSLRPDSTVWDIGSGSGSVAIEAARLAPGGEVYAIEKSASRVKDIRKNKKTFRVGNLHIIHGTAPACLTGGKLPSPDSVFIGGGGAGLPEIFRHVCQRLKPGGRLVVNAVTMETIGEASRLLKKRGWEWDVVSMNIARKKNVGELSLLNAENPVFIITAVKP